The sequence ACAGGGTACAAACTTGGTCTACTTGCTGAAAAAATTTGCTTAAAATCCAATATAAAACAAACTACGGCAAAGGTTGCGGAAGTTTTTAATCATCTGATCAAACCTTGGAAAGTTCATGTTCGAGATACATTAAAATTTCTTTTAGAAGCTTATTCTTCCAACCGACTAGCTGGAGATTTAGAATTTGCTGGATATGCATTGTATGCCCATAGTTATACGACATACTTTTCAGGTAAGAACTTATTGGAAAGCAATCAAGTAATAGCAGAAAATAGCCTTCTTCTTAAAGAAATAAAGCAAAAAAGAGTCTTGGCTTGGAATGATATATATCTACAGACAGTAATTAATTTAGTAGAAGATAATGAGACTCCATATAATTTGATAGGTGATGCATATAATGAAAAACAAATGCAGTCACTTCACATTGATAATAGTGATGGAATTGCAATCCTATTCTTGAATTTTTGTAAGCTTCAGCTTTGCTACTTGTTTAATGAATATTGTGAAGCATTAAAAAATGCAAATCATGCAGAACAATATTTATATGCTGCAACAGGCATGTTAGTTACTCCTCAATTCTATTTCTATGATTCACTTACACGTTTAGCAGTGTATCCTGAAGTCTCTGAATCAGAACAGCAAGAATTACTCAAAAAGGTGAGTGCAAATCAAGAAGAAATGAATCATTGGGCAAATCATGCCCCTATGAACTTTTTGCATAAATTTCATATAGTCGAAGCCGAAAAACATAATGTTTTAAAACAAAAGGTAGAAGCTATGGAGTTTTTCGATTTAGCTATTGCTGGAGCTAAAAAAAATGAATATATCCACGAAGAAGCACTCGCGAACGAACTAGCAGCTAAGTTTTATCTAAAATGGGATAAACAAAAAATAGCCAAAACTTATCTAGATGATGCTTATTACGGCTATATTCGTTGGGGTGCAAAAGCTAAAGCCAAAGATTTACAAAAGCGCTATCCTCAATTACTCGATCATATTCTTCTTCAGGAAGATAAAAATTTTGATGATACTGAAAAGCATTTTTCAAATGAAACTTCAGATTTACCTGAAATTCGTTATGATAAAACGATTTCCAGTTCAAAACAGACTATTTCACAATGTTTAGATTTAGAATCAGTAATTAAAGCTTCCCAAGCACTTTCCGAACAAATAAAGCTAAACGAAGTACTTTCAAAATTAATGGAAGTTATTATGGAGAACGCAGGTGCTTCTAAATGTGCTTTATTTTTAATTAAAAAGGAAGGTTCAGATTTAGAATTAACTGCTATTAGCCGCAAAACTCATATTCTATCTATCGATACAGACTTACCATCTATTTCTTTAGAATGCAGTGAAGATGTTCCAGTTCGCTTAATAAATTATGTCAAGCGTACTAAGGGAACTATAGTTATAGATGATGCGAACTCTCAAGATTTCTTAGCGGCTGACAAATATATTGTCCGGGAGCAGCCTAAAAGTATATTGTGTATTCCAATTATTAATCAAGGACATTTTTTCGGAATTCTTTACCTCGAGAATAAGCTGACAATAGGAGTGTTTACCCACGATCGCATAAAACTATTGAATTTAATCACAAATCAAGCTGCAATTTCAATCAAAAATGCAATACTCTATAATAATTTGATTGATGCTAAGGAAGATTTAGAAAATTACAATCAAAAATTAGAGGAGAAAGTATCTCAAAGAACTCAAGAAATTTATGAAAAAAATATAGCTTTGAAATCAACTCTAAAAGAATTAAAAAGTATGCAAGCCCAGTTGATTCAAACTGAAAAAATGTCTAGTTTAGGACAGATGGTGGCAGGAATAGCCCATGAAATTAACAATCCCGTCAATTTTATTCATGGCAATATCAATCACGTAAATCAATACGTTAAAGATTTATTAGATTTAATAATTGTTTATCGCCAAAAATCAAATCAAGTAGATTCTATTATTCAACAAAAGGCAGAAGAAATAGATTTAGACTTTGTAGTAGAAGACCTACCTAAACTTCTTAATTCAATAGAGGCAGGAACTTCGCGTATCCGTAATATTGTTTTAGGTTTACGTAATTTTTCTCGTTTGGATGAAGCGGAAATGAAGTCTGTAGACATCCACGAAGGAATAGAAAACACATTGATGATTTTACAACACAGATTTCAAGCAAAAGATAGCTGTCCTGAAATTAAGATTGTCAAAAAATATGGACAATTACCTTTGGTTGTTTGTTATCCCAGTCAGTTGAATCAAGTGTTCCTAAATATTTTGGGTAATGCAGTTGATGCCTTACAAGATCTGCATGGAAAAAACCAAAATACAAAAAATCCCACTATTCATATTTCTACAGAAATTACAAACTCAAATATTCTCAAAATAAGGATTGCAGATAATGGTTGTGGAATCGAGCAGAAAATCAAACAAAAAATATTTGACCCATTTTTTACTACTAAACCTGTAGGCAGTGGTACGGGATTAGGTTTGTCTATTAGCTATAAAATCATCGTTGAGAAACATAATGGGCATTTGACTTGTAATTCCATAGTCGGAAAAGGGACTGAATTCCTAATTAAGCTACCAATCCAATAACTTCAAGTTTCAATTAAAATCCTTAGGCGCAAACACAGCCTAAGGGTAAATATTTACCTATGACTCCATCTAAATCAGAGAAACTAAATTTGTTTTAAAATAGCCTTACATAGAGGGCTATTCTTCTCCAAGAAATCATTAATTATGTTGTAATGGTTTTTGTCAGGTTGCGGTAGGTAATAACCTTGATTACCATTTGCTTTCCATGCATTAAGAAAATCTTCTGATTGACGCTTAAACTCAGAATTTTCTTCACCACCATAAGTGATAATAAGCGAACCTGCTTTTCTGGGAATGTGCAAAATGGGGCTGTTACGCAATACTTGATCCCAGGTAAGTTGTAACTTGGGTTGTAGCCATGTGTAAGGAAAAGGCATTAAATCAAATACACCACTAATTGCACAACCTCCTTTAATAATATTATCTGGTAAGCCGTAGTCTTTTTCCCAGTTAGTAGACATGAGCATAGTGGTTAAATGGCCACCTGCCGAATGACCTGATACGTAGATAAGATTTGCATCTCCCCCAAAATTATTAGCGTTACGATAAATCCAGGCAATGGCAGCACGATTCTGACGAACAATTTCATCAATACTTACTTCCGGACATAATGCATGGTTAATAACTACAACTGTTACACCAGCCTCAACTAAACCCTTAGCAACAAAACTAAAATCTTTACTACTAGCCATTATCCAGTATCCACCGTGGATAAACACGACAATGGGAGATTGACTTTGTGCCGCAGGAAAAATGTCTAGATGTTCTTCTAAAGTTGCTCCGTAAGGAACATCCAACTGGCAAGTCAAATCCTTACGTACCTGGGAACTATTCGTAGCATAAAAATCCATATAAACAGGTATATCTGTACCTGATGTGACCGGATCGTAAGCTGCATCTAGTTCCGATTGATTTTTAAAATTTCTATACAACATTGATATTAAGAAAGACAGACAAAAATTAATTCCTAGAACATACTCTTAAAAAAACTAGAGATGTTAATCAATTTGAGGTGATTCTACAGATAAAGACTTAGAAATACACGCCTGGTGTAAATTAACTTCTAAAACCAGAAATTATCGCCTTGATAATTTTAAAACCAAGATTTCAGCAAGCTTAAAACTCCTGCGAAATAAGCCGTATTTCAAATTCACATTAGAGCATGTTTGGAAAGTTATCAATAAAACCATAAATCTTTAGATCCCTCTAAATCCCCCGCTAAGTAGGGGGACTTTATTAATTATTCATCTCAGAATAATTATTCGCTTGAATTTCTTGCCGCACATTTTTGTAAGCAGATGGATCGGCTGGTGTCATCAATTCTAAAATAGGCAATGCTTTTCGACTCTTTTTAAGACCCATATCTTCCATTAATTCATCAATATAATGAAATGTGAAAGGAGTAACACAGGCTCCATTTACAAATGCATATGGTCTATTTTTCAGTCGCCATTCTAATTCTGCTTTGATATCCTCCAACATTTCTTGTGGAGATGGTAAATTGACTTTATCTTTAAAATATTGTGCCAACCATCGAGCACCAATTTCAGAAGATAATTGAGCGCATCCGCTGTAGTTATAACCAACAAAACCCATTCTGGGAATGTTTGGATGAATAAGGTGACGATAAAGATGAATTATACCCTGATTATCAAATACTTCTTGACGATACTTTTCTTCTAAAAAAGGCATACCTTGACGAAATCCAGTCGCAAAAATAACTATATCAGCCTCTAAAGATTTACCATTCTCAAGTACAATACCCTGGGGATAAAAATTCTTAACTTTTGTCTTTTCTGCTCGAATCTTACCATTTTGAAAGTACTCATAAAAGCCTTTAGGTACTAAGCCTATGCTACAACCAATTAATTTATTCATCGGTTGATCTGGAGTTAAATCACAGGCATCTAAAGGAAACTGTAACCGCAAAATCGTTTCGTTAATGCGCCAGAAAAACCATACAAGGGGTTTTCCAATGGTGTGTAATAAATTTTCCCAACCTTTTAAGTTGCGATAAGGCATCCAAGATTCAGCAAAACGGGTCAAAAGAATATACTTGACATTAATAATGCCTAAAAAGAACTTTGGTATTTTCCACAATGCTTGTCGAAAAATTAGAGTACATTCTTGTGCCTTTGTAGCAGCTACTGTTGCTATATCAGTAGCTGATTTACCAAAACCTACGATAACGACTTTTTTACCCTCAAGTTCAGAGCTATGTTTAAACTCACTTGAGTGCAAGATTTTTCCTCCTGTAGCTGTAAATTCTTTCATCCTAGGGAAAGAAGGCATATTTGGAATTCCAAAAATACCATTACACACAATTACAAAATCGAACTCGTAATTTTTGTTAATTGGTTTGTCATTACTAGCATCATGAAAATTAACGCTGACGTTCCATTTAAGAAGTTCTGGATTCCTCTGCTCGACTCTAATAACTTCTGTTCCAAAATGAATTTTTTCTAACACACCGAAGTGTCGTGCGTAAGATTCTAGATAGTCACATATCTGTTCTCCTGAAGGCCACTCAGGGTAAGAAGAAGGCATCGGATAGTCGCTAAAAGCATATGTATCTTTAGGATTTTGGATTGAAAGTCCTGGGTAAGCTCTCGATTTATCCCATACTCCGCCTAATCCCTTTTGTTTTTCAAATACAGTTACTTTATAGCCTTCTTCAAGGAAAGTTTTTGCCGTAACTAAACCACTTACACCAGCGCCAATTACGCAAATATTCTTTGCTTGCATTTTTTGAAAATATTTAGTGTGGACTTACAAGTATTGGCGTTGCGGATTAAAAGTATGATTTGCTCCCCAGCCCCCAAGTTTGGGGGAAAAAGATAATTTAAAGTCCCCCAGTTTTGGGGGATTTAGGGGGCATATTAGATATTAAAAAAAAATCATACCTTAATTAAGCAACGCCCAAGTATTAATCATTTATAGGAATTACGCAACAATAAGATTTTCGTGTCATATACCAACCACAATCTTGTAGCAATTGCGTAAGTCGCGTTCTACTGAAAGTAAGTCTAAGTCAAATAAAAAATAGTGTTCATTATTTAGACTTACTTATCAATACTTACTCCCAAAAATTAGTTACCAATTTATTAGGCTACGGTTAATGAAGAAATTTCTTTTGATAACTGACAATAGAAGAACTCTAACAATGGATTTATATGTACGTCTTCTAACCATTCACTATCAATATCTTCAATAATATGATGCTCGGCTATCAGTTCGCTGCCGCGAAAACGACGAATTATTGGATGTATGCCCGAACTTAATGAAGCTTGCTCAATGTCATCTTTGTGAATCCGTTCAACAGCAAATGGATCGGGACTTGCAAATATAATATCAAGTCCAAATTCTAAAGTTACAATATAGTAATGTTCTTGCTGACCTAATTCACTGTCGTGTACGTAATCAACAGGAATGTCATTATAGTACTTTGCCTTTTTTTCATTGTTTATTACAACAAGGTCGCATAAAAAGCCAGTTTGTTGCCATAAAGCAGAGCTTTTATTTACACGTTCAATGATAGACTGCACAATATTTTCAGCAGTCAAGTTGATTGTATTACAGGGTATTTCTTGATGATGATACTTATATTCTAAGATTTGACTTAATGCCCGGATGTTATAGCGGAATCCGTGAATAAAGCCAGATTGTTTCTTTTTATAGTCACGCATATGAGTCAAGACTCCTACAAAATATAGGTCTTTAACGTTAGTTGACTCCCATTCGCTAGTTTGATTAGGATAGCGATCGTTGATAGTTAGCTCTGGCTTACATGATGCGTCAAAAATAGAATCGTCAAAACGGAATCCAGTACATACTATTACCCGATCGTAAAGCAACTTTTCTACTTCTCCGTCGGCATGAGCATAAGTGAATGTAACAATATATTTACCTTCCTTAAACTCTATTTTGTTTACATCGGCATCTAAAACTACATTCTGTGATTTTAGTTGATAAGTGTCTAAAAAGTTATTGTTAACACCTCGCAAATGGCCAACATATTTGCTTTTCCATGCCATTTCTATAGGTGTAGGACTAGCTATATGGATAAGTGAAGCTGTAGCAACTAAATTATCAGCAGTTTCAAAACCGGAATTTCCTTTGCCAAGAATTAATACCCGTTGATTTGCGAAATCTTCTGGATCGACGGATACATCTGTATAGTTTTCTGCTAACTCCATTCCAGGTATTTCTGGAATATATGGTTTGCTAAAACCAGTAGCTACGATTAAACGAGATGCGGAATAAACTTGTCCAGTGTTATCTATCACCATAAATTTATCGTTTTTGGCGATTTTTACAACTTGTGAGTTATATTTTATTTTGAGATTAAAATGGTTGGCAAAATCCTCTAAATATCTAACTAAATCATCTGTGTGGGGAAAATATTCTCTACTGTAATTTTTAAGCAGCATTTCTTCACTATCGCTTAGTAAAGAATTCCAATCCCAACGAAGGTTAATTTCGGAATCGCTATACCCTGTATATACTTTATTAATTGAAATTAACTTCTTATGTCTGGGAAACTTGCTAAAGAAATTCCCTGCTTTACTTCCACCTTCAAGAATTAAATAATTACGCTTGGCTTTTTCGAGAAAATATCCAAGCTGCAACCCTGCTGGGCCTGCACCAATAATTAAGTATTCAAGTTCTACAGTATTATTCATGATTTTATTACTCTTTCCCTGCGAATTTTTCAATTTATTTAGATGCTCAAAAGTGCTTTTTCTATTCGATTATTTTTCGCGTATGACAAAAGTTCGTTCGTCAAATCTTCAAACAATTTAAAAATCTTGTCTACGAGTTCTATTGCTTCTAAACGATTTTCATCTGTTAATTTAATACTCTCGATTAAATTTTCGATGCCTAGGGTACCTGTAGTATGACCTGTTTCAACATCTAAATGAAAGTCTGCAAAATATAGGCACTTCTTTGAATGATTTACTTTTAGTTCTTCCCCGACTTTAGCTGCTATAGAAAACATTGTATTTCCTGTTGCTTCTGTTACTTCTATAACAATCAACTTAGTAATAGGATTTGCGTTTAAAGCATACTGAGATAATTGATAACTTATTAATTGAGAGTTTTTGGTTTGCTCGCTCCAAAGAAATCTGAGAGCATCAGTAAAATTAAGCGACCTATCAAAGCCTAATGTTTTAATATCCTCTAAAAACCATAACCAATGGCGATCGTCTTCATAAGTATGTTTATTGATTATTGCTTGGATTGGATCGGTTGTAGGCTCTTGTCTAAAAACATACTTATTTAGATGTCCAAAACTCATAATAAAAGGGGCGGCACAGGGTGCCCAAGCTAATCTTTGCCGAGCATCTATTGTTGTATCTCGCATATATTCAAACAGTGGTAGTTTCATAAACTCTTGCTTTTTCTTCTCTATATATGCAAGAACTTCTTTCATTTTTTATATCCCCCATCAAAAAACTATCTAACCATTAAAAATCACAATCGAATATCGCTACTTTAAGACTATATAAGTAGCTCCTATTAAATATTTGATTGTCAATTGAGTTTTGAGCGATTAAGTTTCTTTATTATTTAGCTTCTGACGTTATATTTTATATGCGTAAATATACGCAATTTTGAATCAATTTACTTTTTTAGATTACTAAATTAAATTTAATACTCATATTTATCATTATCATATTTCAGATAGACGGATGTCTAATACCAATTAATACTTACTTTAATGTAGTAAATATTACGACTAACTGAATTGTTTAAAATTGTCGTAGAATCAATCATAAATTTAGGATTTAATTCACGCACAATGGCTGAAATCTTTAGCTTATAAGACCTAAATGATTTATTATGCAAATGTTTGGATTACTTTATGAGGCTGATATGAAGTTAGTATTTTAGTTGAATTAGTTATAATAAAAGTATTCTTTATACTAGAATACTTAAAAAGCTAGAGATTGCGTGACAAGAATATACTCTTGATTTTTGAACTTGCTAATTAAGTATTATCACTTATCTGTCAACAGATGATGACTTAACCATTGCTTAACTTTCGACTGTTTCCTCCACCTCAAAATAATTATCTCCAAAATTCTCTCGATATCTTCACAAAGCTACGACATACACATAAAACAACTACTCAGTATATTAAAATACATCAAGCTACTATTAATCAAATAAGCGTGTACTAACCGTAGATTTTTGATTCAAAATATAGTAGATAACTTATTAAAGTTAAATTTTTATACTAAAGACCTATCTTTTGGTAAATGTTTTTTTACAGACTTAAGTATATACGAAAGCTGTGAAAATACTTGTCAACTGTTGTGTATTAAAATGCACGACAGCAACGAAGAAGGAAGAGGGAAGAAGGAAAAAGAGTTGTAGCCATTAATCAATGCCAAATAAATAAGTAGTTAAACAGAATTAATTACACAATGTCCGAAGCGAGTGGAACGGAGTGAAACGTTAGCGTTCACGAAGTGAGTCGTTAGACTAAGCGTCTCGCGGAGGGAGATAGCAACCGCAAGGGCTGGGATTACTACCCTTCGGGAACACATAAAGGTGAACGCGCAGCGAATAATGACGGTAAATATCTTTGTTCACCTACTTAGGGCTTGCGTTGATCCTAGAACAAAAGAAATGGCTGCTCGCTTAGTTTGGAACAGCCATTTACTATTACTATTGACGTTACTTTATTGAAGAAAAATCACGCCCAAACGACTCTAAATCAAAGAGTTGAAAAAGCCATTGTCTTACGGTAGCTTACTTGTAACTACACTTACCTGTGGACTAGGAGCCATTGATTCCTGCAATATACGAGTATTAGCAACAGAATTATTTGCTAACGTAAATAAAGGATTTGACAAAATTCCTGCAATAGAAGTAGCAATTAAAGTTGTCACCAAACCAATTTGCAATGGTCTTAATCCAGGTAAGTTCCAACTGATGGGGGGGTAATTCTTGACTACATCGGACATTTCTTGAGGTTCCTTTACTACCATCATCTTGACGACGCGGATGTAATAGTAAATAGAAACTACGCTGGTAACTAATCCTAATAAGACTAAGCCATAAAGACCTGCTTGCCAACCAGCCCAAAACAAGTAAATTTTACCGAAGAACCCGGCTAATGGGGGTATTCCTCCCAAGGAAAGCAGAGAAAGGCTTAATCCTAAAGTTAAAAGCGGATCTTTCTGATATAACCCAGAGTACTCAGTAATTTGGTCGGTTCCCGTGCGTAGAGAGAATAGAATTACGCAGGTAAAACCACAAAGATTCATAAACAGGTAAACTAGCAGATAGAATATCATGCTGGAATATCCGGCTTCGGTGCCTGCAATCAAGCCAATCATCACAAACCCAGCTTGAGCAATAGATGAATAAGCCAGCATCCGCTTCATGCTAGTTTGAGCTAGGGCAACAACGTTACCCAATATCATACTTAATACAGCTAAAGCAGTAAATACGAATCTCCATTCATCAGCAACCAAAGGAAATACTGTTGTTAGTATACGGATAGCTAAAGCAAAACCCGCAGCTTTAGAGCCTACCGATAAAAACGCAATTACGGGAGTTGGTGCCCCTTCGTATACATCTGGTGTCCATTGGTGAAAAGGTGCGGCAGATATTTTAAAACCAATACCGGCAATGACAAACACCAAAGAAATAACTATACCCAAGGACTGACCTAGGTTTGCTGTTTCTATGCCGGTAGCGATCGCGCTTAATTCAGTTTGTCCACCAGACAAACCATAAAGCAGGGAAACACCATACAAAAATACAGCAGTACTTGAAGCTCCAATCAATAAATATTTCAGGGCTGCTTCGTTGGAACGCGGGTCGCGCTTGGTATAACCTGTTAATAAATAAGAGGAAATACTAAGAGTTTCCAAGGAGATGAAAATCATCACCAGTTCCGAAGCCCCCGACAGAAACATTGCTCCAAGGGTAGCGGTAAGCAAAATAGCAACAAACTCTGCTAGTGCCGTACCACTTTGCTCAACGTAGCGAATTGACATCAAAATAGTGATAGCCGCAGACAGAGCAATAATACCGCGAAACACGATACTAAGGTCATCGCCATTGAAAGCACCAATAAATGATATGGGATTGCTGTTGTCCCACTGAAAATATAAAGCGACCAAAGAAGAAAGTAAACCTGCAACTGCTAGATATCCAATCCAGCGTGAGGACGAACGTCCTAAAATCAAGTCTACGATCAAAACCCCTAAAAAGGTGATAATTACAATCCCCTCTGGTACTATCGTTCCAGCATTTAACTGGGATGCAAGATTAACAAAATCCATGAGATATACAGGTTTCGACTATTAGACTTTGACACTAACTGTGTTAATTCTATTGTTTTTTACTGTTATTTCACCAAAATCCTTAAAGTAGGAAATTAAATTAATCCTTTCAATTTGTATCGTCGAACATTTGTACTATATTGATTTCAATTAAAAAGCGCCTTTTTATAGGCGCTTGCAAAATTATTAAATCTAAATTGTATATATTGCTATATAAATTTTAGGGTTGGTTTTAAGCTTGGTGACGAACCCGAGGAGTACGCGCTCCCACTGCGGCTCCAATCATTGATGCGATTAAACCAAGTAATGAGCCGAATACAAACCACCATAAACTTTTGGAAGTTGCATCAGCGATTTGGCTGGCTTGCTGGGGGTTTATATTAGGTACATTTTGTTGAATTTCAGCACCTTGCAATTGTATCTGATTAATTACCTCCCCAGCGTTATAAGCTGCGACACCGAAAGCTCCGGATACTCCGCTTGCTAGCAGCCAAGAACTAACAGCTAAAGTTGTAGCCCAAAGAATCGCTCCGTTTAGTAAAGCTGTACTACGGTTCATCGGGCCGCAAGCCCGAGTAGTTATCCAACCTGCAACAAATAAAGATATTAATAAAGCAATGGTTGACCAAATACCTACATTACCAGCAATATTAGGTGCAATGGTTCCGGGTGCGTTCGAGTCAGAAACAAAGTTAGCTCCAATGGCACCAAACAAAGCGCTCAAGATTAATTGAGTAGCTAAACCAACTAGCAAGCCGGATATTATTGGTCCCCAACGAACGCGATCGTGGTAATCCACAACTCTACTTGCGACGACAGGTTCGTTAATGACTTCTTCACCTACTCTATTCACATAAGACATTATTTAACTATCTCCTAGTTTTTTAACTCTTTTTTTAGCAATATTGCTATTTATTTATAATTAATTATTAAAAACTAAAAATAAGCTCTAGATATCTATCTAATGGAATAATTATTTTCTATATCTTTAGCTATAAAGATATTATCCTTCATTTCAACTTTAAAATAAATTTTTATTAAGATTTGTTCTAAATTATGATGATAGTTATTTGCTCAAAATATCTTAACAAAAAAGGGAAAAGTTAAAAATGTTCTGAATTCATATGCATTCCTATAAGAGGCTTTCAGGGATTATAGCTCAATTCAACTTATTGCTTAAAAAAAATATTTCAGAAACTAGGAGATAAACCACATTGATAAGCAGCAAAAGACTGGAGACATGATAAGCATCAAAAACTTATCAATTTTGTTTGACCAGATAATGTCTCCAGCATAGTTGTAAATGACTCAAACTATAATCAATAATTCACCGAAATCATTTTACTTGCTTAAGCTCACTCACGTACTTTGACAGCAGTACCTACAGCAGTAATTAATAATAAAACACCTGATTGGTCAACATTAATTGTGCCGGTATCAATTTCAATACCTACAACTGCATTTGCTCCTAAACGCTGCGCTCGTTTTTCTAATTCTGTAAGTGCTTTTTGTTGTCCTTCCTCAAATAAGCGTTCGTAACTACCAGTTCGTCCACCAATAATATCTCTCAAACCAGCAAAAAAATCTCTCATGAAATTACTGCCGTAAACTACTTCTGCGGTTACAACTCCTAAATAGGATTCAACAATAGCTCCTTGAATTACGTCTGTAGTAGTAATAATCATTGATTTACCTTAAAAATTGGGTTGTAATTCTAATTGTTATTGATTCTGCAATAAAATAAATCCTCCTTTGACAAAGAAAGAGGAAACAGCGAAGAGCGAAGAATAACCACAATGATGGTATTAGAATTTAGTAAGGTCTCAGTAGATATTCTAAGAAGTATCGAAAAAAATGTTATCGCCTTGTTGGTTCAAGTTCTAACAAGCTACTTGCGAAAGTTATAATATTGCGACATCAGATTTAGTGCTTTGTTCTGTTAGTTTTGAAGCATGTATTGCAAGAAACAGAAGGCTTTTTCTTCCCCCTCTCCCCCTCTGACTCATCCCTACTATCAACCATCATTTTTACAATACAGACTACTAGCATTTATCTAAGAAAAATTTATTCAACCTTAAACAGTTAGTGCCATAAATCTATAAATGTATCTCAATTAACTAAAAACGAGTTTAGCAATTGCGATAGCATGATTTTGGTGACTCAATACTAGGGAGCAAAATCTCCTAGTACGGAAATGACTCGCAATAACTATATAATATAAATATATTGTCTTTAAAAAACTCGCTTTAAACAGCGAAAGTACTTAATGTAGAGATTTACTGCCTTAAATAGCAAATAAACATGGGATAACCGAACATTTACTTAGAATAAAGGCTTTTGTATCCCAGTAACGATAAATTAATTATGAAGTTAAAAAAAAGTAAGCTAATAGAGTTTTCAAAATTAGATATTTTTGTTTTAATGGACAAACATAAATTTAAGTTGTGGTAAAGTTGCGAAAACTTTCAGGTATTCAACTGTGTACAATCGAACATACTCTCTCATAAGTGTTCTCTTAATAGGAAGCATTGCTTCTGCAACGCCTTCTGCGGCTCAAGCTGAAGTAAAAGTGGCGCAGTCTAAAAGCACTCAGCAGGTTAGAAGACTGCTGGATGAAGGGCGCAGACTGGTAAAATCTGGTGACTTTAATGGCGCAATCAGAGTTTATCAACAAGCTTCGAGCTTAGAACCGAAAAACGGCAGCATTTATTCTGGGATTGGTTACCTATATGCCCAACAAGGAAATTATTCCGCAGCATTAGCATCTTACCGGCGTGCTGTATCCTTAAATCCCAATAATGCCGATTATCAATATGCTTTAGCTTACGTTAGCGGCAGCATGGGCGATAATAAAACAGCGAAAAATGCTTACCGTAAGTCTATACAAATTAATCGTGAAAACGTTAATGCGTATATAGGGTTAGCTTTAATCTTATTGCGCTTGGGTGAA comes from Rivularia sp. PCC 7116 and encodes:
- a CDS encoding lipopolysaccharide assembly protein LapB; this translates as MYNRTYSLISVLLIGSIASATPSAAQAEVKVAQSKSTQQVRRLLDEGRRLVKSGDFNGAIRVYQQASSLEPKNGSIYSGIGYLYAQQGNYSAALASYRRAVSLNPNNADYQYALAYVSGSMGDNKTAKNAYRKSIQINRENVNAYIGLALILLRLGEYDNAKWAYEKVVELDPKNPQAYELRGRILMKKGQSKEAAGALKKALNLYETQKKWDAVARIDAMLRDIES